In Balaenoptera ricei isolate mBalRic1 chromosome 4, mBalRic1.hap2, whole genome shotgun sequence, the following are encoded in one genomic region:
- the LOC132365537 gene encoding keratin-associated protein 13-1-like, with amino-acid sequence MSYNGCPGIFSSCSLGDYLCYPGSFQPSSLVYSTDLCSPSTCLLGSSLLRGCQETCYEPIRCQTSHVVSFPCQTSRYGPRTSRLCSPCWTTYAGCLGFKSSSCLSLSSRYRSCYSMGSGSHGFRPLGYGVCGFPFLGCGSRFWPPIKFPSRSFHSSCHWSICRSGFY; translated from the coding sequence ATGTCCTACAACGGCTGCCCTGGAATCTTCTCCTCCTGCTCCCTTGGAGACTATCTATGCtacccaggctccttccagccCAGCAGCCTGGTCTACAGCACTGACCTCTGCTCTCCTAGCACCTGCCTGCTGGGCTCCTCTCTATTACGTGGCTGTCAGGAGACCTGCTATGAGCCCATCAGGTGCCAGACATCTCATGTGGTGTCCTTTCCCTGCCAGACATCCCGCTACGGCCCAAGGACCTCCAGGCTCTGCAGTCCCTGCTGGACAACTTATGCTGGGTGTCTGGGCTTTAAGTCCAGCAGTTGCCTCTCCCTGAGCTCTAGATACAGAAGCTGCTACTCAATGGGCTCTGGATCCCATGGCTTCAGACCCCTGGGTTATGGAGTCTGTGGCTTCCCTTTCCTGGGCTGTGGATCCAGATTCTGGCCCCCAATCAAATTTCCTTCCAGGAGTTTCCATTCATCTTGTCACTGGTCAATCTGTAGATCTGGCTTCTACTGA
- the LOC132365538 gene encoding LOW QUALITY PROTEIN: keratin-associated protein 13-1-like (The sequence of the model RefSeq protein was modified relative to this genomic sequence to represent the inferred CDS: inserted 1 base in 1 codon; deleted 1 base in 1 codon), with the protein MSYNCRSGNFSSRSLGGHLCYPGSFYPSNLVYSTDLCSPSICQLHSSLYSQETCYEPIRCQTYLVVTSPFQTSCYRPRTSSLCSPAXITYAGCLGFRSSSCSSLSSGSRSCYSLGCGFRALKPRGYGVCGFPSLGCGSRFCRPTYFASSSCQSSCYRPTCGFCFYRSTC; encoded by the exons ATGTCCTATAATTGCCGCTCTGGAAATTTCTCCTCCCGCTCCCTTGGGGGCCACTTGTGCTACCCAGGCTCCTTCTACCCCAGCAACCTGGTCTACAGCACTGACCTCTGCTCTCCCAGCATCTGCCAGCTGCATTCCTCTCTCTACAGTCAGGAGACCTGTTATGAGCCCATCAGGTGCCAGACATACCTTGTGGTGACCAGTCCCTTCCAGACATCCTGCTACCGCCCCAGGACCTCCAGTCTCTGCAGTCCCG GGATAACTTATGCTGGGTGTCTGGGCTTTAGGTCCAGCAGCTGCAGTTCCCTGAGCTCTGGATCCAGAAGCTGCTACTCACTGGGCTGTGGATTCCGTGCTCTCAAA CCCCGGGGTTATGGAGTCTGTGGCTTCCCTTCCCTGGGCTGTGGATCCAGATTCTGCCGTCCAACCTACTTTGCCTCCAGTAGCTGCCAATCATCGTGTTACAGACCAACATGTGGATTCTGTTTCTATCGTTCAACTTGTTGA
- the LOC132364448 gene encoding keratin-associated protein 15-1, which produces MSFNCSSGNFSSLSLGDYLGYPVSTYDSFYPSNISYPHPSTFQLGSSLHGGCQETFFKPTSFQTPWAVTRSYQTSYFHPKNIIFHSPCQTNYTGSLGLGNTGLRSFGYGNTGFQSLGCGSSFCCPTYFPSRNCQSSCYQPAFSSRFFG; this is translated from the coding sequence ATGTCTTTCAACTGCAGCTCTGGAaacttctcctccctctcccttggaGATTACCTGGGGTACCCAGTTTCCACCTATGATTCTTTCTACCCCAGCAATATAAGCTACCCCCACCCCAGCACTTTCCAGCTGGGCTCCTCTCTCCATGGTGGTTGTCAGGAGACCTTCTTTAAGCCCACCAGCTTCCAGACACCCTGGGCTGTGACCAGATCCTACCAGACATCCTACTTCCATCCAAAAAATATCATCTTCCACAGTCCCTGCCAAACAAATTACACTGGATCTCTAGGTTTGGGAAATACTGGCCTTAGATCTTTTGGTTATGGAAATACTGGCTTCCAGTCTCTGGGGTGTGGATCCAGCTTCTGCTGCCCAACTTACTTTCCTTCCAGGAATTGCCAGTCATCTTGTTACCAACCAGCCTTCAGCTCTCGCTTTTTTGGATAA